A portion of the Bubalus kerabau isolate K-KA32 ecotype Philippines breed swamp buffalo chromosome 1, PCC_UOA_SB_1v2, whole genome shotgun sequence genome contains these proteins:
- the ZNF300 gene encoding zinc finger protein 300 isoform X1 codes for MGSVQGLCRVSYTGICHFRGEQKKMKSQGLVSFKDVAVDFTQEEWQQLDPAQKTLYRDVMLENYSHLVSMGHPVSKPDVISKLEQGEDPWIIKRDIPNRICPYEGQADGRLDRKSNLDNPQSCILGSVSFHNKILKGVIKDGSLYSILKVCQSDGQLQKCQKNRLSRQVTVINNKTMTVESDYKYDALRKIFQECIESDASRQRPYNYDAFTKNLKSNIDLPSCNKNNSRTNLDESFECGKSFIHSVANSNLEKLHNGVIPCNDNEHGNIFSRKQSIIHYQNVETKEKTCVCITCGKAFAKKSQLIVHQRIHTGKKPYDCGACGKAFSEKFHLIVHQRTHTGEKPYECSECGKAFSQKSSLIIHQRVHTGEKPYECSECGKAFSQKSPLIIHQRIHTGEKPYECRECGKAFSQKSQLIIHHRAHTGEKPYECTECGKAFCEKSHLIIHKRIHTGEKPYKCAQCEEAFSRKTELITHQLIHTGEKPYECTACGKTFSRKSQLIIHQRTHTGEKPYKCNECGKAFCQKSHLIGHQRIHTGEKPYVCTECGKAFSQKSHLPGHQRIHTGEKPYVCAECGKAFSQKSDLVLHRRIHTGERPYRCAVCGKAFIQKSQLTVHQRIHSSGKNHSELKTQTSFQY; via the exons GCATCTGCCATTTTAGAGGAGAGCAGAAAAAGATGAAGTCCCAG GGATTAGTATCTTTCAAGGATGTGGCTGTGGATTTCACCCAGGAGGAGTGGCAGCAACTAGACCCTGCTCAGAAGACCCTATACAGGGATGTGATGTTGGAGAACTATAGCCACCTGGTCTCAATGG GGCATCCAGTTTCCAAACCAGATGTCATTTCCAAGTTGGAGCAGGGAGAAGATCCATGGATCATTAAGAGAGACATACCAAATCGGATCTGTCCATATGAAGGTCAGGCAGATGGGCGACTAG acAGGAAGAGTAACCTTGACAACCCCCAATCATGTATTTTGGGGTCTGTTTCCTTCCATAATAAGATATTGAAAGGAGTCATAAAGGATGGTTCATTATACtccattttaaaagtctgtcaAAGTGATGGCCAGTTACAGAAATGTCAGAAAAATAGACTTTCCAGACAAGTAACAGTCATCAACAACAAAACAATGACTGTAGAGTCAGACTACAAATATGATGCACTGAGGAAAATATTTCAAGAGTGCATAGAGTCAGATGCTTCAAGACAAAGACCCTATAACTATGATGCCTTTACAAAGAACTTGAAATCTAATATTGACCTACCTAGTTGTAACAAGAACAATTCAAGAACAAACCTTGATGAGAGTTTTGAATGTGGAAAATCATTCATCCACAGTGTGGCCAATTCTAACCTTGAGAAGCTTCACAATGGAGTAATTCCCTGTAATGATAATGAGCATGGAAACATTTTCAGCAGGAAACAATCCATTATTCATTATCAGAATGTTGAAACCAAGGAGAAAACCTGTGTGTGTATTACATGTGGAAAAGCCTTTGCTAAGAAGTCACAGCTCATTGTACATCAACGAATTCATACTGGgaaaaaaccatatgattgtggtgcatgtgggaaagccttcagtgAGAAGTTTCACCTCATTGTACATCAGAGAACTCATACTGGGGAGAAACCTTATGAATGTTCtgaatgtggaaaagccttcTCTCAAAAATCATCCCTTATTATACATCagagagttcatactggagaaaaaccataCGAATGTAGtgaatgtggaaaagccttcTCCCAGAAATCACCCCTGATTatacatcagagaattcacactggagagaaaccttatgaatGTAGAGAGTGTGGTAAGGCCTTCTCCCAGAAGTCGCAACTGATTATACATCATAGagctcatactggagagaagccctatGAGTGTActgaatgtgggaaagccttctGTGAGAAGTCCCACCTCATTATACATAAAAGAATCCATACCGGGGAGAAACCCTACAAATGTGCTCAGTGTGAAGAAGCCTTCAGCAGAAAGACAGAACTCATTACACACCAGTTAATTCATACTGGGGAGAAACCTTATGAATGTACTGCTTGTGGGAAGACCTTCTCCCGAAAGTCACAGCTCATTATACATCAGAGAACGCATACTGGGGAGAAACCCTATAAATGCAAtgaatgtggaaaagccttcTGTCAGAAATCACATCTCATTGGACATCAAAGGATACACACAGGAGAAAAACCTTATGTTTGTActgaatgtgggaaagccttctCTCAAAAGTCTCACCTCCCAGGTCATCAGAGgattcatacaggagagaaaccatACGTATGTGCTGAATGTGGAAAGGCATTTTCTCAGAAGTCAGATCTTGTTTTACATCGGAGAATTCACACTGGGGAAAGACCCTATCGGTGTGCTGTATGTGGGAAAGCTTTCATCCAGAAATCACAACTCACTgtacatcagagaattcatagcAGTGGTAAAAATCATAGTGAACTAAAAACACAGACAAGCTTTCAGTATTAG
- the ZNF300 gene encoding zinc finger protein 300 isoform X2 codes for MKSQGLVSFKDVAVDFTQEEWQQLDPAQKTLYRDVMLENYSHLVSMGHPVSKPDVISKLEQGEDPWIIKRDIPNRICPYEGQADGRLDRKSNLDNPQSCILGSVSFHNKILKGVIKDGSLYSILKVCQSDGQLQKCQKNRLSRQVTVINNKTMTVESDYKYDALRKIFQECIESDASRQRPYNYDAFTKNLKSNIDLPSCNKNNSRTNLDESFECGKSFIHSVANSNLEKLHNGVIPCNDNEHGNIFSRKQSIIHYQNVETKEKTCVCITCGKAFAKKSQLIVHQRIHTGKKPYDCGACGKAFSEKFHLIVHQRTHTGEKPYECSECGKAFSQKSSLIIHQRVHTGEKPYECSECGKAFSQKSPLIIHQRIHTGEKPYECRECGKAFSQKSQLIIHHRAHTGEKPYECTECGKAFCEKSHLIIHKRIHTGEKPYKCAQCEEAFSRKTELITHQLIHTGEKPYECTACGKTFSRKSQLIIHQRTHTGEKPYKCNECGKAFCQKSHLIGHQRIHTGEKPYVCTECGKAFSQKSHLPGHQRIHTGEKPYVCAECGKAFSQKSDLVLHRRIHTGERPYRCAVCGKAFIQKSQLTVHQRIHSSGKNHSELKTQTSFQY; via the exons ATGAAGTCCCAG GGATTAGTATCTTTCAAGGATGTGGCTGTGGATTTCACCCAGGAGGAGTGGCAGCAACTAGACCCTGCTCAGAAGACCCTATACAGGGATGTGATGTTGGAGAACTATAGCCACCTGGTCTCAATGG GGCATCCAGTTTCCAAACCAGATGTCATTTCCAAGTTGGAGCAGGGAGAAGATCCATGGATCATTAAGAGAGACATACCAAATCGGATCTGTCCATATGAAGGTCAGGCAGATGGGCGACTAG acAGGAAGAGTAACCTTGACAACCCCCAATCATGTATTTTGGGGTCTGTTTCCTTCCATAATAAGATATTGAAAGGAGTCATAAAGGATGGTTCATTATACtccattttaaaagtctgtcaAAGTGATGGCCAGTTACAGAAATGTCAGAAAAATAGACTTTCCAGACAAGTAACAGTCATCAACAACAAAACAATGACTGTAGAGTCAGACTACAAATATGATGCACTGAGGAAAATATTTCAAGAGTGCATAGAGTCAGATGCTTCAAGACAAAGACCCTATAACTATGATGCCTTTACAAAGAACTTGAAATCTAATATTGACCTACCTAGTTGTAACAAGAACAATTCAAGAACAAACCTTGATGAGAGTTTTGAATGTGGAAAATCATTCATCCACAGTGTGGCCAATTCTAACCTTGAGAAGCTTCACAATGGAGTAATTCCCTGTAATGATAATGAGCATGGAAACATTTTCAGCAGGAAACAATCCATTATTCATTATCAGAATGTTGAAACCAAGGAGAAAACCTGTGTGTGTATTACATGTGGAAAAGCCTTTGCTAAGAAGTCACAGCTCATTGTACATCAACGAATTCATACTGGgaaaaaaccatatgattgtggtgcatgtgggaaagccttcagtgAGAAGTTTCACCTCATTGTACATCAGAGAACTCATACTGGGGAGAAACCTTATGAATGTTCtgaatgtggaaaagccttcTCTCAAAAATCATCCCTTATTATACATCagagagttcatactggagaaaaaccataCGAATGTAGtgaatgtggaaaagccttcTCCCAGAAATCACCCCTGATTatacatcagagaattcacactggagagaaaccttatgaatGTAGAGAGTGTGGTAAGGCCTTCTCCCAGAAGTCGCAACTGATTATACATCATAGagctcatactggagagaagccctatGAGTGTActgaatgtgggaaagccttctGTGAGAAGTCCCACCTCATTATACATAAAAGAATCCATACCGGGGAGAAACCCTACAAATGTGCTCAGTGTGAAGAAGCCTTCAGCAGAAAGACAGAACTCATTACACACCAGTTAATTCATACTGGGGAGAAACCTTATGAATGTACTGCTTGTGGGAAGACCTTCTCCCGAAAGTCACAGCTCATTATACATCAGAGAACGCATACTGGGGAGAAACCCTATAAATGCAAtgaatgtggaaaagccttcTGTCAGAAATCACATCTCATTGGACATCAAAGGATACACACAGGAGAAAAACCTTATGTTTGTActgaatgtgggaaagccttctCTCAAAAGTCTCACCTCCCAGGTCATCAGAGgattcatacaggagagaaaccatACGTATGTGCTGAATGTGGAAAGGCATTTTCTCAGAAGTCAGATCTTGTTTTACATCGGAGAATTCACACTGGGGAAAGACCCTATCGGTGTGCTGTATGTGGGAAAGCTTTCATCCAGAAATCACAACTCACTgtacatcagagaattcatagcAGTGGTAAAAATCATAGTGAACTAAAAACACAGACAAGCTTTCAGTATTAG